From Candidatus Methylomirabilis sp.:
CCACGTCATGGGCCGTGTCTCCGGCGACCGGGACGATGGAGGCCACCGCGCCGACCACGCGCATCGGGACCGTGATCACCTTCGTCAGGACGCACCCCGTGCTGCCGACAAGCGCAAGCCCCAACAGGATCCATCTTCCGATTTTCATCTTGACCTCCAATGTGAAACGGTCGGCGGACGAGACTCGGCGCGCCGTCCGCCTTCCTGGTCTCGCAGCGCGCCTTGCCCCTCAGGAGATCGTCAGCGTCGCCGTCGCGCTCGACGGCGTCCGTGCCCCCGTCGCTCTCCGGGCACAGCCCGGCTCCAACTGGAGAGCCACGCAGTGTGCCCTTCCAAGCACGCAAAAAGGATGCCAGGTGATACTCTCCCGGACCCCCCACCTGTGCCGCGGATCCCACTGAAGGTCCTCCCGCGGGGCGTAGGATGGCAACCCGATGAACCCCGGAATTGACGACCGGGAAAAGCCGGAGAAAATTCTCAGCAGAAGATGTGAACCGTATTGAAGAGGGAGCATCGGGCCGCGGTGGGCCGATCGAGAGAGGGGGACACGAAGCGCATCGTGGTTCTGACGACGGGGGGGACCATTGTCGCGCGGGCGGTGGCGGGGCGGGGGGCGACCTCGCACCACAGCGGGGCCGGCCTGCTCCGGGGGGCCACCGAGGAGGAGTTCCCGGCGCTGCCCCGCGGTCGCTTTCAGCGCGACGCGCGGCGGGCCTTTCGACGCGGGGGCGGCCCGGTGGACTCCGGAGAGGGCGGCGGTGCGGCGGCCGGCTTGCCACCGAGCGTCTCCGCCTCCTCTAGGGCGCGCAGGATGTCGGCCTCGGTGACCGGCCGCGGCAAGTGATGGACGCCGCTCTTCGGGCGCAGGAGGAGGCGGGCCAATGCCGCCCGACCCGCCGGCGGCAGCTCCCGGTCCACGAGCCCGGCCAGCGTGAGAGGGAGGCCGAGGTCCCGGAGAAATCCGGCCAGCGCGGCCGCCTCCTCCCGTTCCCCCAGCAGGCAGCGCTGAAAGAGGAGCCCGAAGCCGACTGTCTCCCCGTGCAGCGCACTGATCCGTTCCCCGGTGAGGGTGAGGGAGACGGCGAGGGCGTGAGCGG
This genomic window contains:
- a CDS encoding DUF6726 family protein, producing MKIGRWILLGLALVGSTGCVLTKVITVPMRVVGAVASIVPVAGDTAHDVVDEAAEKVDKLPF